The nucleotide sequence TGACCACTCCCACGCAGTCGGACACGCCGGCGCAGCCGGACGCACCCGTACGGACGGCCCGCCGCACGGCGGATCTCACCGGCGGGCTCCAGGCCGCCGACCTGGCGGACTTCTACCGCGACCTGCACCGGCACCCGGAACTGTCCCGGCGGGAGTTCCGCACCGCGGGCAAGCTCGCCGCCGCCCTGCGCACCGCCGGGTACGAGGTGACCGAGGGGGTCGGCGGCACCGGCGTCGTGGGGGTGCTGCGGCGCGGCGAAGGGCCGGTCGTCTGGCTGCGCGCCGACATGGACGCGCTGCCGGTCGGTGAGGAGACCGGTCTCGACTACGCCTCGCAGGTGCCGGGGGTCATGCACGCGTGCGGCCACGATCTGCATGTGACCTGGCTGATGGGCGCCGCACTGGCACTGGCCGCCGGGCGGGACGTCTGGTCGGGCACGGTCGTGGTGATCGGCCAGCCCGCCGAGGAGGGCGGCGCCGGCGCGGCGGCGATGGTGGCGGACGGGATGCACACCCGCTTCCCGCGCCCGGACGTCGTCCTCGGCCAGCACGCGGCCCCCGGGCCCGTCGGCCTCTACTCCCACACACCGGGACTGACGATGTCGGCGGCCGACGACCTCGATCTGATCGTGTACGGGGTCGGCGGCCACGGCTCACGCCCCGAAGCCGCGGTCGATCCCATCGTCACGGCGGCCCATGTCGTCACCCGGCTCCAGACCGTGATCTCGCGGGAAATCGCCGCCCGCCACTCGGCCGTTCTCACGGTCGGCCAGTTCCACGCGGGTGAGCGGTCCAACATCATCCCCGGCGAGGCCAGGCTCGGGCTCAACCTGCGCACCCAGGACCCGGCCGTCCGCGAGCAGATCCTCGCCGCGATCCGCCGGATCGCCGAGGGCGAGTGCGCTGCCGCGGGCTGCCCGAAGGCGCCGGAGATCACGGTCGTCTCCAGCTATCCCACGACCGTCAACGACGCCGCCCTCGACACCGAGATCGCCGCCGTCCACCGCGCGGTGTTCGGTGACGGCGCCGTGCTCGACGCGGGGCCCGCGATGGGCAGCGAGGACTTCTCCCTGCTCGCGCCCGCCGGGGTCCCGTACGACTACTGGTACGTCACCTCGACGCCGCTGTCCGTGTGGGACGGCGCGCCGGGCGCCGATCTCATGGAGAAGTTCGCCAACGTGCCGGCCAACCACAGCCCGCTGTTCGCCCCTGACCTGGCGGTGCTCGTCCCGGGCGTTCAGACGCTGGTGTCGGCCGCCCTGGCCACGCTGGCCTGAGCGCCGCCCGCCTCCGCCGCACCCGAGGGGCCTTGGGGTCTGTCGTGTGGATCAGGCCCTAGGTGGCGATGTCGAGCGTCACCTCCGTGCCCTTCTCGATCGTGCGGCTGACGGTGCACTCCTTGGCGACCGCGCTGCGTATCGCGGCGGCCACCCGCTCACGCGCTGCCTCGTCCAGCGACGAGAGGTCCACGTCCAGGGCGACATGCAGCGTGTCGTACTCATGGCTGCCGGGGCGGCGGTCGTTGCCCGCCGTCGCCGTGAAGCGCGCGTCCTCGCCCGAACGCCGTACCACCAGCTCCTCGACCGTCACCGCGGCGCACGCCGCCGCCGACAGCTGGAGCAGCTCGCCAGGGGTGAAGGAACCCTCACCGCCGACGCGGCCGACCCGCACCTCCGCCCCGCGCGTGTTCCGTCCGACGAACTCGTGCGAACCGGTCCGCTCGATCTTCAGCTCAGCCATCGCTCATCCCTGCTGTCGTCCTTCGTCACTCCCCGTAACTTCCCGCCGCCCTCTTTTGTTCCCGGTTGCCGCGCCGGGCCGCCGCCCGGACGAGGTTTCGCAGGACTGCCATACGCCCGTAACGTCCCTCCGTTGACCGCCCCCACCCCCGCTGCGAGCATCGGATCCCATGACCACTGCCACGGGACTACGGATCAGCAAGGCCGCCGGACACATCGGCGCCGAGATAGCCGGCGTCGATCTGGCCGAGGACCTGTCACCCACCGTCATCGAGGAGATCCGCGCCGCCGTGCTGGCGCACAAGGTCGTCTTCTTCCGCGACCAGCGGCTGGACGCCGTGTCGCAGGAGGCGTTCGCCCGCCGGTTCGGCTCACCGACGGCGGCGCACCCGACCGTACCGGCCCTCGACGGCAGCCCCGCCGTGCTCGACCTGGACTACGGACGCACCACGGGGCGCGCCAACCAGTGGCACACCGATGTCACCTTCGTCCGGTCGCCGCCGCTCGGCTCGATCCTGCGGGCCGTCACCATCCCGCCGTACGGCGGCGACACGGTGTGGGCCAACACCGTGCGGGCGTACGAGACGCTCCCCGCCGAACTGCGCGCGCTCGCCGACCGGTTGTGGGCCGTGCACTCCAACGCGTACGACTACGCCTCCGAGGCGCGGCAGGGCGACGACTCGGCGTCGGAGCGCGAGTACCGCGAGGTGTTCACCTCCACCGAGTACGTCACCGAGCACCCGGTGGTGCGCGTCCACCCGGAGACGGGCGAACGGGCCCTGGTACTGGGCGGGTTCGTCCGCCGCTTCGTCGGCTGGACGGGCGAGGACTCCCGCGACCTGCTGCGGGTCCTGCAGAACCACGTCACCGAGCTGGAGAACACCGTGCGCCGGCGGTGGGCTCCCGGCGACGTGATCTTCTGGGACAACCGCGCGACCCAGCACTACGCGATAGCCGACTACGGCGACCAGCCGCGCCGGGTGCAGCGGATCACGCTCGTCGGCGATGTGCCGGTGTCGGTCTCGGGGGAGCGCAGCCGCTCGGTCACCGGTGACGACAGCGCGTACAACTCGGCGCTCGGCCGGCCCGGCGACGCGGCGGCCGTGGGCGCCTCCTGACCCGCTGACCGCGCGGTGGGCCGTACGGTTCCTCGGCCCACCGCGCGCTCACGCGCACGCGTCACGGCTTGCGCGCGACCCCCGCGTAACCGGAGATCATCGCGTCCAGCTGGTCCGCCGAGTAGCCCGCGAACGGGTCGGCGGGCGGCGCCGGCGCCTCGTCGTCCGGGCCGTCCTCCTTGCCGGCCGGGTCGGCGGGCGCCGGGTCGGGACGCCAGCGGTGAATGACCTGCAGCCCCGGCTCCAGCATCTCCAGCCCGTCGAAGAACCTCAGGATCTCCGGGCGGTTGCGGATCTGCCCCGATATCCCCGACGCCTTGTACGTCGCGTGCACCCGCGCCCACTCCTCAGGCGCGAACTCGTTCGTCGCGTGGGAGAGCACCAGATGGCTGCCGGACGGCATCGCGTCCATGAGCGTCCGCACGATCTCGTACGCGCCCTCGCCGTCCTCGACGAAGTGCAGCACGGCGAGCAGCATGACGGCCACCGGCCGGTCGAAGTCGATGACCTCGGCCAGTTCGGCGGACTCCAGGATCGTCCCGGGCTTCTTGAGGTTGCCCTCGATGTAGGTGGTCCTGCCCTGCGGGGTGCTGACCAGCAGCGCCTGCGCGTGCGCGAGGACGATCGGGTCGTTGTCCGCGTAGGCCACCCGGGCCGCCGGGTTGAGCCCCTGCGCCACCTGATGGGTGTTGGGGGACGTCGGTATGCCGGTGCCGATGTCCAGGAACTGGTCGATGCCCGCGCCCACCAGGTCCCGCACGGCGCGGGTCAGGAACCGCCGGTTGGCCAGCGCGCCGTAACGCAGGTTCGGGAAGGCGGTCAGGACCTGCTCGGCGGCGGCCCGGTCGACCGGGTAGTTGTCCTTGCCGCCCAGGTAGTAGTCGTACATGCGCGCCGACTGCGGCTTGCTGGTGTCGACCTGCGGCTTGGGGGGACGTCTGCGGACGCCCGCCGGCCCGGCGGCCTCGGGCTCGTGGTCAGTCATCGTGACGGTTCCTTCGGTGGGACCGGCGGGGCCGGCGGTACCGGACAACGGGGCTGTCGTCGGTGCGACACGAAGTGGTTGAGCGGCCAGGACCGCTCGGGCGATCAAATCACTTCACGTGCAGCCTAGTTGCTCTCCCGGCCGTCTCGCGCTCACCCGCACCGCCGCGACCGCGCGCCGGCTGCGCCGCAGGCGCTCCTTCACGGGCGGACGTCGCCGGTCACGGCAGTCGTCGCTGTCCCGGGGCGGGTCCGCCGCACGGTCGCTCCGTCGCCTCGCCGCACGCGCGCACGCACTCACGCGCGCACGCCGCCGCGCTTCCGCTTCGCCGCTGCCGCGCACCCGGTTGGTCGGGCCGGGTGCGCGGCGATCACGGGCCGCCGGCCGGGCGCGGGTCGGTCACCGGCGGTTCCCCCCTCCCCGGGCAGCTGCCCCCCGCGCAGCTGCCCGACTCCGCCGCACACCCCGCTCGGCTCCCCCCGAAGGTGCGGCGACGACTCACGCCACACTGCCAGGCCCGGGACCGGCCGTCGTTGACCAGGAGTCCACTCCTTCTTGACGCTCAGGCCACACGCCGTGACGTGCCGCTTGACCTGGGCGGCAGCGCGGCCCAGTGTCGGGGTCATGACCTTCGCCGAGGAGCACGTCCGCCAGGAGCGCCGCCATGACCACAGCTGACAGCGCGGGACGTCCCGGCCCCGCCGACACCCGGGAGCCCTGGCAGTGGGACGAGGCGACCTGGCGCGGCCATGTCGGTGCCGTACGGGCCGGGCGCTCCCTGCTGCCCGCCGCGTGGCCGGGCGGGGCGCGGGCGGCCGTCGCGCTCTCCTTCGACTCGGACCACGAGACCATTCCGCTCCGCGACGGCGAGACCCGTCCGGGCAAGCTCTCGCAAGGGGAGTACGGCTCGCGAGTGGCGGCCCCGCGCATCCTGCGGCTGCTGGCGGAGCGCGGGCTGCCCGCGACGTTCTTCATGCCGGCCGTGTCGGCCCTGCTCCACCCCGAGGAGGTACGGGCATACGTGGACGCCGGGCACGAGGTCGCGCTGCACGGCTGGATCCACGAACGCAACATGACCCTCGCGCCCGCCGACGAACGCGAGCTGGCGCTGCGCGCGGCGGACACGTTGGAGAGGCTGAGCGGCACCCGGCCGGTCGGACTGCGCACGCCCTCCTGGGACTTCTCCGACCACACCCTCGCGATCTCCCGCGAACTTGGCCTGCTGTACGACTCCTCGCTGATGGCCGACGACGACCCGTACGAGATCCTCGCCGCCGGTGAGCCCACCGGCATGGTGGAGATCCCGGTGGAGTGGAT is from Streptomyces sp. NBC_00370 and encodes:
- a CDS encoding amidohydrolase, with the protein product MTTPTQSDTPAQPDAPVRTARRTADLTGGLQAADLADFYRDLHRHPELSRREFRTAGKLAAALRTAGYEVTEGVGGTGVVGVLRRGEGPVVWLRADMDALPVGEETGLDYASQVPGVMHACGHDLHVTWLMGAALALAAGRDVWSGTVVVIGQPAEEGGAGAAAMVADGMHTRFPRPDVVLGQHAAPGPVGLYSHTPGLTMSAADDLDLIVYGVGGHGSRPEAAVDPIVTAAHVVTRLQTVISREIAARHSAVLTVGQFHAGERSNIIPGEARLGLNLRTQDPAVREQILAAIRRIAEGECAAAGCPKAPEITVVSSYPTTVNDAALDTEIAAVHRAVFGDGAVLDAGPAMGSEDFSLLAPAGVPYDYWYVTSTPLSVWDGAPGADLMEKFANVPANHSPLFAPDLAVLVPGVQTLVSAALATLA
- a CDS encoding OsmC family protein, whose protein sequence is MAELKIERTGSHEFVGRNTRGAEVRVGRVGGEGSFTPGELLQLSAAACAAVTVEELVVRRSGEDARFTATAGNDRRPGSHEYDTLHVALDVDLSSLDEAARERVAAAIRSAVAKECTVSRTIEKGTEVTLDIAT
- a CDS encoding TauD/TfdA dioxygenase family protein, with translation MTTATGLRISKAAGHIGAEIAGVDLAEDLSPTVIEEIRAAVLAHKVVFFRDQRLDAVSQEAFARRFGSPTAAHPTVPALDGSPAVLDLDYGRTTGRANQWHTDVTFVRSPPLGSILRAVTIPPYGGDTVWANTVRAYETLPAELRALADRLWAVHSNAYDYASEARQGDDSASEREYREVFTSTEYVTEHPVVRVHPETGERALVLGGFVRRFVGWTGEDSRDLLRVLQNHVTELENTVRRRWAPGDVIFWDNRATQHYAIADYGDQPRRVQRITLVGDVPVSVSGERSRSVTGDDSAYNSALGRPGDAAAVGAS
- a CDS encoding SAM-dependent methyltransferase produces the protein MTDHEPEAAGPAGVRRRPPKPQVDTSKPQSARMYDYYLGGKDNYPVDRAAAEQVLTAFPNLRYGALANRRFLTRAVRDLVGAGIDQFLDIGTGIPTSPNTHQVAQGLNPAARVAYADNDPIVLAHAQALLVSTPQGRTTYIEGNLKKPGTILESAELAEVIDFDRPVAVMLLAVLHFVEDGEGAYEIVRTLMDAMPSGSHLVLSHATNEFAPEEWARVHATYKASGISGQIRNRPEILRFFDGLEMLEPGLQVIHRWRPDPAPADPAGKEDGPDDEAPAPPADPFAGYSADQLDAMISGYAGVARKP
- a CDS encoding polysaccharide deacetylase family protein — protein: MTTADSAGRPGPADTREPWQWDEATWRGHVGAVRAGRSLLPAAWPGGARAAVALSFDSDHETIPLRDGETRPGKLSQGEYGSRVAAPRILRLLAERGLPATFFMPAVSALLHPEEVRAYVDAGHEVALHGWIHERNMTLAPADERELALRAADTLERLSGTRPVGLRTPSWDFSDHTLAISRELGLLYDSSLMADDDPYEILAAGEPTGMVEIPVEWIRDDAPYFTMDRHTSSRPYTPPRGVLTIWRDEFDQAVEEGGVFQLTLHPHVIGHRSRITVLRELLDHIAEFDVWYATHAQLAQYVAKDGQNGRKG